The segment ACCGGCGACGGCGTCGTCGCCATCGCCGCCGCGCCCGCCGAATCGGCCGGCGACAGTCCGATCGACGACGCGCTCGTCGGCGTCGAGTTCACCCGTCACGACGTCCCCGATACCGACCAGACTCCCGAGGCGTACGTCTCGGACCTCGAGTCCCAACGGGACGAACTCGAGTCCCAACTCGAGGAGATCGACGCCGAACTCGAGGAGATCAAACAGGCCGAGGGCGGATTCCTCCTGCGAGCCGAAGAGGAGCTATCGGTCGAGGTTCAACAGGCGGAAGCGCCCCTGCAGTTCGCGACGACCGAGCACGCGTTCGTCGCCGAAGGGTGGCTGCCGACCGACGAGTACGACCGACTCGTCTCCGGGTTGAACGACGTCGTCGGCGACAGCGTCGAGATCGAGGAACTCGTTCGAGCCGACTACAACGACGAAGGGTATCCGACCCGAACCGAGGCCGTCGAACACGGCGACAGCGAGGACTCGAGCGAAACGGTCACCAAAGAGGAAGAAGAGCGGGAAACTCGAGAGGCGGTCGCCGACGGCGGGTCGGCGACGGCGACCGGTGCAGTGACGATGGTGGACGAGCCGCCGGTCGTCCAGGACAACGTCGGTCCCGCGAAACCGTTCGAGTTCCTGCTTCGACTGATCGACCGGCCCAAGTACAGCGAACTCGATCCGACAATCGTCTTGCTGTTGACGTTCCCGGCGTTCTACGGGTTCATGCTCGGTGACCTCGGATACGGACTGTTGTACACCGGTGTCGGATACCTGCTGTACAGTCAGTTCGATCAGGACATCGTTCGGAGTCTCGGTGCGATCGGCATGTGGGCCGGTGGGTTCACGATGCTGTTCGGGATTCTGTACGGCGAGGTGTTCGGACTCCACGTCCTCGGCGAGGTCCTGTTTAGCGACGGCCCGCCGCTGCGCAAAGGGATCCAGCCCGCGTTCTCCCAGTTCAGCCAGGCGTGGCTGCTGGCGAGCGTCTTCATCGGACTGGGCCACCTTACCGTCGGGTACATCTTCGGCTTCATCAACGACCTCGAGCACGGCGTTGGCGAAGCCTACTTCGAGAACGGCTCGTGGGCGCTGCTCATGATCGGTCTCTGGATGTGGATCTTCAGCGTCCAGGGCGAGGGAGCCAAGCCCGCGTTCCTCTTCGAGACGTTCAGTAGCGAGGGGCCGATTCCGATCGGCTTCAGCGGCTTCCCGGTCATGGAAGTGTTCTCGCTGCCCGAAGCCGTCCCGGGACTTGGTGGTCTCGCAGTCGGCGTTCCACTATTGATCGCACTGTTTGGCTTCGTGACGATGGTCTACGGCGAGGTCAGACACTACGGTGCCCTCGGAATCATCATCGGCGGCCTCGAGAGCTTCAACGTCTTCGGTGACGTGCTCTCGTATCTCCGAATGGCGGCGGTCATCCTCGCGAAGGCGGGGATGGCGTTCGTCGTCAACATGCTGTTCTTCGGAGTCTACGTCGTCGAAACCGACTCCGGTGCCGAGTGGCACTTCGGGACCACCCACGCGCCTCAGCACATGCTCGAGCAGGGAACCTACCACGGATACGAAGTGAGCGAAGTCATGTTCAGTGGTCTGCTCCACGGGGGCATCCTGATGGCGATCATCGGCGTGTTCATCCTCGTCCTCGGTCACGTCGTCGTCTTGCTGCTGGGCATCACCAGCGCCGGCCTGCAGGGAATCCGTCTCGAGTACGTCGAGTTCTTCAACCGGTTCTACGATGGCGGCGGTCGCAAGTTCGAACCGTTCGGTCGAGAGCGACTCGACGACGACAACTGACTCGGCAGTCGTTTCGAGATCAGTTCGGGTTCGGTTTCATTTATTTTCGTCTTCGATACGATAGC is part of the Halostagnicola kamekurae genome and harbors:
- a CDS encoding V-type ATP synthase subunit I, with protein sequence MLRPERMSKVSVTGSRGVMSQVIETIHGLNLVHLSDYDGSWEGFDNGDPIEGAETASEKLVTVRALESTLDLSVEDANPDSGSLEDGWEDRLESIRTRVNELDDRRSEINDELRQVNERIDRVAPFAALGIDLDLLSGYDSIDVLVGEGSLEEVEAAVEAADEIRAYETFTGDGVVAIAAAPAESAGDSPIDDALVGVEFTRHDVPDTDQTPEAYVSDLESQRDELESQLEEIDAELEEIKQAEGGFLLRAEEELSVEVQQAEAPLQFATTEHAFVAEGWLPTDEYDRLVSGLNDVVGDSVEIEELVRADYNDEGYPTRTEAVEHGDSEDSSETVTKEEEERETREAVADGGSATATGAVTMVDEPPVVQDNVGPAKPFEFLLRLIDRPKYSELDPTIVLLLTFPAFYGFMLGDLGYGLLYTGVGYLLYSQFDQDIVRSLGAIGMWAGGFTMLFGILYGEVFGLHVLGEVLFSDGPPLRKGIQPAFSQFSQAWLLASVFIGLGHLTVGYIFGFINDLEHGVGEAYFENGSWALLMIGLWMWIFSVQGEGAKPAFLFETFSSEGPIPIGFSGFPVMEVFSLPEAVPGLGGLAVGVPLLIALFGFVTMVYGEVRHYGALGIIIGGLESFNVFGDVLSYLRMAAVILAKAGMAFVVNMLFFGVYVVETDSGAEWHFGTTHAPQHMLEQGTYHGYEVSEVMFSGLLHGGILMAIIGVFILVLGHVVVLLLGITSAGLQGIRLEYVEFFNRFYDGGGRKFEPFGRERLDDDN